The DNA sequence GTGGCCTCGATCGCCGAAGTGACGCGGCGTAGGTTCCGTCGGCACCTGGATGCTGAAGTCCTTGCCCCCGAAGGAAAATCACGTAAGTTTGCCTATCCGCCTAACCTCTACGTGGTGGACGGCGGTGCGCCGCAGGTCAATGCTGCGGCCGCGGTGCTGGCCGAGCTCGGCATCACCGACGTCGCAACCATCGGCCTGGCCAAACGATTGGAGGAGGTGTGGGTGCCGTCCGAGCCGGACCCGATCATCTTGCCCCGGCAGAGCGAAGGGCTCTACCTGTTGCAGCGGATTAGAGACGAGGCGCACCGGTTCGCCATCACCTACCATCGAAGCAAGCGGTCCAAGCGGATGACGGAGTCGGTGTTAGATGCGGTGCCCGGGCTGGGCGAGCATCGGCGCAAGGTGCTGATCTCTCATTTCGGTTCGGTGGCACGACTGAAAGGGGCTACCGTCGAAGAGCTCACCTCGATCCCGGGGATCGGCGCGGCGACCGCCGCGGCCGTCCTCGAGGCGCTGGGAGCCGACGGCGCGGCGGGCGCCGCTGAACAGCAACGGATGTCGGGATGACCACGGAATCACCGAAAGGCGTACGGGAGCACGATGTTGCCGGCTCCGGAGACGGCGCCGGTATCGATGTGGTCCTGGTGACCGGACTGTCCGGCGCGGGGCGCGGCACCGCGGCGAAAGTCCTGGAGGACCTGGGCTGGTACGTGGCCGACAATCTGCCACCAGACCTGATCACCCGCATGGTGGATCTGGGGCTGGCGGCGGGGTCCCGAATCACCCAGCTGGCAGTCGTGATGGATGTGCGCTCGGCCGGTTTCACGGGCGACCTGGACTCGGTGCGCACCGAACTGGCCACCCGTGGCATCAACCCGCGCGTGCTGTTCATGGAGGCTAGCGACGACGTACTGATTCGGCGCTACGAGCACAACCGCCGCAGCCACCCCCTGCAGGGCCAGCAGACCCTCACCGAAGGCATCGCGGCCGAACGGATCATGCTGGCGCCGGTACGCGCGGTGGCTGACCTCGTCATCGACACTTCCGTGCTCAGCGTGCGCGAGCTGCGGGAGAGCATCGAGGAGATGTTCGGCGGCGACGCCGTCAGCGCTCCCACGTCGATCACGGTGGAGTCCTTCGGCTTCAAGTACGGCCTGCCGATGGACGCCGACATGGTCATGGACGTGCGTTTCCTGCCCAACCCGCATTGGGTCGACGAACTGCGTCCGCATACCGGGCAGCATCCGGCGGTGCGCGACTACGTGCTGAGCCAGCCCGGCGCCGATGAGTTCCTCGCTGGCTACCACCGGCTGTTGGCCCTGGTGGTGAGCGGCTATCGGCGAGAGGGAAAGCGGTACATGACGCTGGCCATCGGGTGCACCGGCGGCAAGCACCGCAGCGTAGCCATCGCCGAGGCGTTGGCGCGACTGTTGGATGCCCAAGACGACAACGACGAGCTGTCGGTGCGAGTGCTGCACCGGGATCTGGGCCGCGAATGAGTTGCGCCGGCGACGATGCAGAGCGAAGCGATGAGGAGAAGCGGCGCCAATGAGTGTTGAGCCCGCGCACGGCAATCCGAGCATCGTCGCGCTCGGTGGTGGGCACGGCCTATACGCGACGCTGTCGGCGGCCCGCCGGTTGACTCCGCACGTCACCGCGGTGGTGACCGTTGCCGACGACGGCGGCTCGTCGGGTCGGCTGCGCGGTGAACTCGACGTGGTACCCCCCGGGGACCTGCGGATGGCACTGGCGGCGCTCGCCGCGGACACCCCGAAGGGCCAGCTGTGGGCGACCATCTTGCAGCATCGCTTCGGCGGTTCCGGTGCCCTTGCGGGGCATCCGATCGGCAATCTGCTGCTGGCCGGTCTTAACGAAGTGCTGGCCGACCCGGTCGCCGCACTCGACGAGCTCGGCCGGATGCTCGGTGTCAAGGGGCGGGTGCTGCCGATGTGCCCGATCGCGCTGCAGATCGAAGCCGATGTGTCCGGGCTGGAAGCCGACCCGCGACTGTTCCGGCTGATCCGTGGCCAGGTGGCCATCGCCACCACCCCGGGAAAGGTGCGCCGGGTACGGCTGTTGCCGGGCAATCCGCCGGCCACTCGCCAAGCGGTGGACGCCATCATGTCCGCGGATCTGGTGGTGCTCGGCCCGGGCTCGTGGTTCACCAGCGTGATCCCGCACCTTTTGGTACCGGGACTGGCCTCGGCGCTGCAGAACACCACGGCCCGACGCGCCCTGGTGCTCAACCTGGTGGCCGAGCCGGGGGAGACGGCGGGATTCTCGGTGGAGCGTCACCTGCACGTATTGGCTCAACACGCGCCGGGTTTCACCGTGGACCACATCATCATCGACGCAGGCCGGGTGCCCAATGAACGGGAGCGCGAGCAGCTGCGGCGTGCCGCCACGTTGTTCGCTGCCGAGGTTCGGTTCGTGGACGTGGCCCGACCTGGTACACCTTTACATGACCCAGGAAAGTTGGCGGCGGCGCTGGACGGGGTTCGGAGCATCGACGCATCGACGTTGACCGTTCCGACACCGGTCGCGACGCATGCTGAGGGCGGGGGCCGGCAATCCGGCGTGAGTGGACCGAGCGGGCTCGGGCCGGGAGGTGACAAGTCGTGGCGATGACGGCCGAAGTCAAGGACGAGCTGAGCCGTCTCGTGGTCAGTTCGGTGAGTGCGCGCCGTGCCGAGGTCGCGGCGCTGCTGCGCTTCGCCGGCGGGCTGCACATTGTGGCCGGTCGAGTGGTGGTCGAGGCCGAGGTGGACCTGGGGGTCATCGCGCGGCGGCTGCGCAAAGACATCTTCGACCTGTACGGCTACAACGCGATCGTGCATGTGCTGACCGCCAGTGGAATGCGCAAGAGCACCCGCTACGTGCTGCGCGTGACGAAGGACGGTGAAGCTTTGGCCCGTCAGACCGGGCTGTTGGACCTGCGCGGCCGCCCGGTACGGGGCCTGCCCGCCCAGGTCGTCGGTGGCAGTGTCGCTGACGCCGAAGCTGCTTGGCGGGGAGCATTTTTGGCGCACGGTTCCCTCACCGAGCCGGGTCGCTCGTCGGCTCTGGAGGTCGGCTGCCCAGGCCCGGAGGCCGCCCTGGCGCTGGTCGGCGCGGCGCGCCGGCTCGGTGTCAGTGCCAAGGCGCGCGAGGTCCGTGGCGCGGACCGGGTGGTGGTGCGCGATGGCGAGGCGATCGGGGCGCTGCTGACCCGAATGGGTGCCCAAGACACCCGGCTGGTCTGGGAAGAGCGCCGGATCCGCCGCGAGGTGCGGGCGACCGCCAACCGACTGGCCAACTTCGACGACGCCAACCTGCGCCGCTCCGCGCGGGCGGCCGTGGCCGCGGCAGCGCGAGTGGAACGTGCACTGGCGATCCTCGGCGACACCGTGCCCGACCATCTGGCTTCGGCCGGCAAGCTGCGCGTCGAGCACCGGCAGGCCTCCCTGGAGGAACTGGGCCGACTGGCCGACCCGCCGATGACCAAGGACGCGGTGGCAGGACGCATCCGGAGGCTGCTATCGATGGCCGACCGCAAGGCCAAGCAGGACGGCATTCCCGACACCGAGTCCGCGGTCACCCCGGAGCTGCTCGAAGACGCCTAGCGGGTCCGGCGTTAGCCGTCAGTGGAAATGACTGAGCGATGGCCACATTTCGGCCCAGGTGCCGCGAGGCTGCTGGCACAGATAAATCGTACGATCGGTTTCCCAGGTGTGTTCGCCGTCGTCGGCAGTCACAGTCGCCAACGTGCTGACCTGGGACCAGTAGTCGAGTAGGTAGCTGCGCGGGAAGTCGCCCACGCAAAGCACAGTGTCCGGGCTGCCTTTCGGCGGCCCCCACAGGGCGTAGTTGTTGTGCGCGCTGTATACCGGATGTCGAAGGTCGGCGGCTGGTCCGAGGATGCTCAATGCGCCGGCTTCGGTGTAGTAACCGGTGAAGATCGGAACGTGAGCGGGCAGGGATGAAGCTATGGTAACCACCTGTTTGGTGAACTGCGGCCAGCCGTATGTCGAGGCCAGCCACGGGTTGATGTGACGTAGTGCCTGGGCCGCCGAGATCGGCAGCACGGGCAGGCATAGGAGAACGGCGCCCACGAAGGACACCGCAAGAGTGGCTGTCCAGCGCAGCGGCAGCCAGGCATTCTCGTCCGTTGAATTGGGCTGTAAGCCGACTGTTCGAGCTGACTCGACACGCACGGCTCCGGCCGCGTACAGCACCGCGAATACCGGGGCCGCGTAGTAGGGCCTGCCGCTGGCGCAGGTGAAGACGACCAATGCGACCGCAACCACGACCAATATCCAACGGTGTTCACGCTGGGCCGGTGACGCCAACCATCGGATCCCGAACACCCACAGCACCACCAGTAGCGGGCCGGCAAGCCCTATTGTCAGCAGCGGCAGTTGAATCAACGAACCGAGCGTGTCGCGCGAATGTTGCGAGATCATCCGCGCAAACTGCAGGTTCGGCCACCCATGCTGTGCCATCCACCAAAGGTTCGGCGCGGCCAAGAGAGTCGCCAAGCCGGCGGCGAGCCAGGGGCGAGGCGTACGCAGCGTCTCACGTTCGAATATCACCAGCCCCGCAGCGATTCCAGCAATCAGCACCACGGCGGTGTGCTTGTTCTCCAGCCCGATGCCGGCGGCCGCGCCGGCAAGCAGCCAGGACGGCGTGGTGTCGAGGCGTAGTGCTCGGGCAACCAGGGCGAGCACGGTCAGCCAGACCAGTTGATCGGTGACGGTTGGGCCGAAATACATGGACAGGCCGACGAATGCCGGGCAGGCTGCCACGGCAGCGGCGGCGATGACCTGTGCCAGACGCCGGCCGCCGAATTCCGCCGTCAGCAGTGCCGCCGACACGATGCAACCGACGTGTGCGGCGATGGCGAACAACCGCAGCGTCAGCAGACCACCACCGGGGACCGCTTCGGCGATGTGCGCCAGCAGGGGCACCAGCGGGGGTTGGTCGACGTATCCCCACGCCAGGTGGCGACCGCAGATGACGAAATAGAACTCATCGGGGAACCAGCCATATCTGGTCGCTACCGCCAGGTGCACTGCGGCGGCCGTGGCGGCGACGATCGCCACCGGCAGCCGGGCCATCTTCGGCACCGGCCGCTGCGTCACCGCCAGGGAACCCGCACTCGTTGGATCGCTCACTGACCTGCCGTCGTCGACTGATACAGCGCACATCAGAGGATGCCCGCGGATGGAAGAAATTCTCTGAAGCCAGATCCTAAGCCGGATACCGCGGCCGATAGGCCATGGCCGGCGGTCCGCTTCGTCGAGCGAACCGAAACTCCCATCCCGCGGCTGCGCCGACCGCTATAACTGAACGCGGCACACGGCAGGGAGTGAGGACAGTATGGGGTTCATCCAACCGTCGGTTCCCGACGTCGACCCCGAAACGTGGCGTGCCACCCCGTGGCCGAGGCGGATCCAGGTCTGCAGCAGGCACTGGGCCGAACAGGGCTTCGGCACCCCATCGGCGATCTACCTGCTCTACCTGATCAAGATCGCGGCCTACGCCGCCGGTGCGGCGACGGTGATTGCGCTGACCCCGGGTCTGGGCGGGCTCGGCCGCATCAGCGAGTGGTGGACGCAGCCCATCGTCTACCAGAAGCTCGTCGTCTTCAGCCTGCTGTTCGAGATTCTGGGCCTGGGCTGCGGATCCGGTCCGCTGACGGCCCGGTTCTGGCCGCCTATCGGCGGTGTCCTGTACTGGTTGCGGCCCAACACAATCCGATTGCCGCCCTGGCCCGACAAGGTCCGGTTCACCCGCGGCGACACTCGCACCGTGATCGACATCGCGCTGTATGCCGCCGTGCTGGCCTCCGGTATCTGGGTGTTGCTGTCACCGGGGCAAGGCGATCCAGGCCCGGTAGGTCTGTTAGATCCGATGGTGGTGGCGCCGACGATCGCCGCACTGGTGCTGCTGGGCCTGCGGGACAAGACGATCTTCCTGGCCTCCCGCGCCGAGCACTACGGCCTGACGCTGCTCGTCTTCTTCTTTCCCTACGTCGACCAGATGGCCGCGTACAAGCTCATCATCCTCGGGCTGTGGTGGGGTGCGGCCACCTCCAAGCTCAACCATCACTTTCCCTACGTGGTCGCGGTGATGACGAGCAACAATGCCCTGCTGCGCTCAAAGATCTTCACCGGCCTCAAACACCGGATGTACCGCGATCACGTCAACGACCTGCGCCCCACCCGGATACCGAAGCTGATGGCACACGTCGGCGGCACCACAGCCGAGTTCGTCGTGCCGGCGCTACTGGTGCTCGTCGCCGGCGATCACCCGTGGCGGTGGTTCTTGATCGCGTTCATGGTGATCTTCCACCTCAACATCCTGTCCAACCTCCCGATGGGAGTCCCGTTGGAATGGAATGTGTTCTTCGGATTCTCGCTGTTCTTCCTATTCGGACAACACTCCGAAGTCAGCGTCTATGACCTGCGGTCGCCGCTGTTGATGGCCATCCTCTTCACCGGACTCATCGTTATCCCGGTCGCCGGAAACATGTTTCCGCAGCAGATTTCATTCCTTCCGGCGATGCGCTATTACGCCGGAAACTGGGCGGCCAGCTTCTGGTGTTTCCGCGCCGGCACCGAGGACATCGTGGAGGCCAACGTGGTCAAGAGCTCGGCGCTGGTCATCAACCAGTTGGCGAAGTTCTATGACCAGGCCACCGCCGATCTCGTCGCCGACAAAGTCCCGGGAGCATTCCGCGCCATGCATCTGCAGGGCCGGGCGCTGAACGGTCTGCTGTCTCGCGCGGTGGACGACGTGGCCGACTACAACATCCGCGACGGCGAGATCATCGCCGGTCCGCTGATCGGGTGGAACTTCGGTGAAGGACACCTGCACAACGAGCAGCTGCTCGCGGCCGTGCAGCGTCGGTGCCACTTCGCCGAGGGGGACCTGCGGGTGATCGTGCTCGAAGGCCAACCCATCCATCGGAAAGAGCAGGCCTATCGGATTGTCGACGCCAAATCCGGGCTGATCGAAGCCGGCTATGTGGCAGTTGCCGAAATGCTCAGCCGCCAGCCGTGGCCCGAACCCGGCGACGAGCTCCCCGTCCGGATCACGTCACAGCGGGCGCCGAGGCGGCTAGCCCCCGGGGTGATTGAGTCGCGAGAAAATTAGTGGGCCCAGGCTCGCGACTGCAGCTGCCACGCCACCGAGGTAGGCCTTCGTCATCGCGCCGATCGAAACAGGTGGGCACTCCGGAAGCGATGTCAGCCAAGTGACCGCAGCGTCGCGCTGCCGGTCCGGGTATACCCGGACCGGACAGGGCATGTACTCGCCGATGCGCCGGGCAGGCGTCGCGATCCAGCCGATGTCGCTGACCACCGCGCAACCGTCCAGCAGTTGCGCATAGGTCAAGCCCAGCCGGGTGTCGGCCCACAGCGCTCCCGGCGTGATGCGCGTGAAGTCCGGACCGAATTGGTAGAGCAGCCGCATTCGGCGTCCCGAAGTACGCGCTTGCTCAACCAGCGGCGCAAACACTCGTCGGTAATCGTCGGCCGTCACGGTCCCGACGGCTTCCAGGACGTCGATGGAGCTGGCGCGGACGGTGAGTTGTCTGAGCACAAGAATCACCCCCCGCGCCACGCTACGTCCGGCAACTGGTCAGGGCCCGTGCGGTCGCGAAACGGTGCCCATTAGGCTGGCTGTCGGCGTACATCAAACATTGAGTGACACGAGGAGAGACCAGTGACGGTCCGGGTAGGCGTGAACGGCTTCGGCCGCATCGGGCGCAACTTCTTCAGGGCATTGGACGCACAGAAAGCCCTGGGCAACAACACCGACATCGAGATCGTCGCGGTCAACGACCTGACCGACAACGCCAGCCTGGCGCACCTGCTGAAGTTCGACTCGATCCTGGGTCGCCTGCCCCACGACGTCAGCCTCGAGGGCGACGACACCATCGTCGTTGGCAACACCAAGATCAAGGCCCTCGAGGTCAAGGAAGGCCCGGCAGCCCTGCCCTGGGGTGACCTGGGTGTCGACGTCGTCGTCGAGTCCACCGGCATCTTCACCAACGCCGCCAAGGCCAAGGGCCACCTGGACGCCGGCGCCAAGAAGGTCATCATCTCCGCCCCGGCCACCGATGAGGACATCACCATCGTGCTGGGCGTCAACGACGACAAGTACGACGGCAGCCAGAACATCATCTCCAACGCCTCGTGCACCACGAACTGCCTCGGCCCGCTGGCCAAGGTGCTCAACGACGAGTTCGGCATCGTCAAGGGCCTGATGACCACCATCCACGCCTACACCCAAGACCAGAACCTGCAGGACGGCCCGCACAGCGACCTGCGTCGCGCCCGCGCCGCCGCCATCAACATCGTGCCCACCGGCACCGGCGCCGCCAAGGCGATCGGCTTGGTGCTCCCCGAGCTCAAGGGCAAGCTGGACGGTTACGCGCTGCGGGTGCCGATCCCCACCGGCTCGGTCACCGACCTGACCGCCGAGCTGGCCAAGTCGGCGTCGGTCGAAGACATCAACGCCGCCATGAAGGCCGCCGCCGAGGGGCCGATGAAGGGCATCCTGAAGTACTACGACGCCCCGATCGTGTCGAGTGACATCGTCACCGACCCGCACTCGTCGCTGTACGACTCCGGGCTCACCAAGGTCATCGACAACCAGGCCAAGGTGGTCTCCTGGTACGACAACGAGTGGGGCTACTCCAACCGTCTGGTCGACCTCATCGCCCTCGTCGGCAAGTCGCTGTAACGCGATCGTGGCTGTGTCTTCGGTCAAGGCTGTCTCTGAACTGATCGCCGAAGGTGTTTCGGGTCGGGGCGTGCTGGTGCGCTCCGACCTGAACGTCCCGCTCGACGAGAACGGCAAGATCACCGACGCGGGCCGGATCATCGCCTCGGTGCCCACCCTGCGTGCGCTGGTGGACGCCGGCGCCAAGGTGGTGGTGACCGCGCACCTGGGCCGGCCCAAGGGCGGTCCGGATCCCAAGCTCTCGCTGGCGCCGGTCGCGGCCGCGCTCGGCGAGCAGTTGGGCCGGCATGTCCAGCTGGCCGGTGATGTGGTCGGCACCGATGCCCTGGCCCGCGCCGAAGGCCTGACCGACGGCGACGTGCTGCTACTGGAGAACATCCGTTTCGACCCGCGAGAGACCAGCAAGGACGACAACGAGCGCCTGGCTCTGGCCCGGGCACTGGCCGAGCTGGTCGCCGCGCCGGACGGGTCGCCGGGAGCGTTCGTCTCGGACGGATTCGGTGTGGTGCACCGCAAGCAGGCGTCGGTCTACGACATCGCCACCCTGCTGCCGGCGTACGCCGGGACCCTGGTCGCGGCC is a window from the Mycobacterium sp. SVM_VP21 genome containing:
- the rapZ gene encoding RNase adapter RapZ is translated as MTTESPKGVREHDVAGSGDGAGIDVVLVTGLSGAGRGTAAKVLEDLGWYVADNLPPDLITRMVDLGLAAGSRITQLAVVMDVRSAGFTGDLDSVRTELATRGINPRVLFMEASDDVLIRRYEHNRRSHPLQGQQTLTEGIAAERIMLAPVRAVADLVIDTSVLSVRELRESIEEMFGGDAVSAPTSITVESFGFKYGLPMDADMVMDVRFLPNPHWVDELRPHTGQHPAVRDYVLSQPGADEFLAGYHRLLALVVSGYRREGKRYMTLAIGCTGGKHRSVAIAEALARLLDAQDDNDELSVRVLHRDLGRE
- the yvcK gene encoding uridine diphosphate-N-acetylglucosamine-binding protein YvcK, producing MSVEPAHGNPSIVALGGGHGLYATLSAARRLTPHVTAVVTVADDGGSSGRLRGELDVVPPGDLRMALAALAADTPKGQLWATILQHRFGGSGALAGHPIGNLLLAGLNEVLADPVAALDELGRMLGVKGRVLPMCPIALQIEADVSGLEADPRLFRLIRGQVAIATTPGKVRRVRLLPGNPPATRQAVDAIMSADLVVLGPGSWFTSVIPHLLVPGLASALQNTTARRALVLNLVAEPGETAGFSVERHLHVLAQHAPGFTVDHIIIDAGRVPNEREREQLRRAATLFAAEVRFVDVARPGTPLHDPGKLAAALDGVRSIDASTLTVPTPVATHAEGGGRQSGVSGPSGLGPGGDKSWR
- the whiA gene encoding DNA-binding protein WhiA — protein: MTAEVKDELSRLVVSSVSARRAEVAALLRFAGGLHIVAGRVVVEAEVDLGVIARRLRKDIFDLYGYNAIVHVLTASGMRKSTRYVLRVTKDGEALARQTGLLDLRGRPVRGLPAQVVGGSVADAEAAWRGAFLAHGSLTEPGRSSALEVGCPGPEAALALVGAARRLGVSAKAREVRGADRVVVRDGEAIGALLTRMGAQDTRLVWEERRIRREVRATANRLANFDDANLRRSARAAVAAAARVERALAILGDTVPDHLASAGKLRVEHRQASLEELGRLADPPMTKDAVAGRIRRLLSMADRKAKQDGIPDTESAVTPELLEDA
- a CDS encoding glycosyltransferase family 39 protein, coding for MSDPTSAGSLAVTQRPVPKMARLPVAIVAATAAAVHLAVATRYGWFPDEFYFVICGRHLAWGYVDQPPLVPLLAHIAEAVPGGGLLTLRLFAIAAHVGCIVSAALLTAEFGGRRLAQVIAAAAVAACPAFVGLSMYFGPTVTDQLVWLTVLALVARALRLDTTPSWLLAGAAAGIGLENKHTAVVLIAGIAAGLVIFERETLRTPRPWLAAGLATLLAAPNLWWMAQHGWPNLQFARMISQHSRDTLGSLIQLPLLTIGLAGPLLVVLWVFGIRWLASPAQREHRWILVVVAVALVVFTCASGRPYYAAPVFAVLYAAGAVRVESARTVGLQPNSTDENAWLPLRWTATLAVSFVGAVLLCLPVLPISAAQALRHINPWLASTYGWPQFTKQVVTIASSLPAHVPIFTGYYTEAGALSILGPAADLRHPVYSAHNNYALWGPPKGSPDTVLCVGDFPRSYLLDYWSQVSTLATVTADDGEHTWETDRTIYLCQQPRGTWAEMWPSLSHFH
- a CDS encoding DUF3556 domain-containing protein; its protein translation is MGFIQPSVPDVDPETWRATPWPRRIQVCSRHWAEQGFGTPSAIYLLYLIKIAAYAAGAATVIALTPGLGGLGRISEWWTQPIVYQKLVVFSLLFEILGLGCGSGPLTARFWPPIGGVLYWLRPNTIRLPPWPDKVRFTRGDTRTVIDIALYAAVLASGIWVLLSPGQGDPGPVGLLDPMVVAPTIAALVLLGLRDKTIFLASRAEHYGLTLLVFFFPYVDQMAAYKLIILGLWWGAATSKLNHHFPYVVAVMTSNNALLRSKIFTGLKHRMYRDHVNDLRPTRIPKLMAHVGGTTAEFVVPALLVLVAGDHPWRWFLIAFMVIFHLNILSNLPMGVPLEWNVFFGFSLFFLFGQHSEVSVYDLRSPLLMAILFTGLIVIPVAGNMFPQQISFLPAMRYYAGNWAASFWCFRAGTEDIVEANVVKSSALVINQLAKFYDQATADLVADKVPGAFRAMHLQGRALNGLLSRAVDDVADYNIRDGEIIAGPLIGWNFGEGHLHNEQLLAAVQRRCHFAEGDLRVIVLEGQPIHRKEQAYRIVDAKSGLIEAGYVAVAEMLSRQPWPEPGDELPVRITSQRAPRRLAPGVIESREN
- a CDS encoding STAS/SEC14 domain-containing protein, which gives rise to MLRQLTVRASSIDVLEAVGTVTADDYRRVFAPLVEQARTSGRRMRLLYQFGPDFTRITPGALWADTRLGLTYAQLLDGCAVVSDIGWIATPARRIGEYMPCPVRVYPDRQRDAAVTWLTSLPECPPVSIGAMTKAYLGGVAAAVASLGPLIFSRLNHPGG
- the gap gene encoding type I glyceraldehyde-3-phosphate dehydrogenase translates to MTVRVGVNGFGRIGRNFFRALDAQKALGNNTDIEIVAVNDLTDNASLAHLLKFDSILGRLPHDVSLEGDDTIVVGNTKIKALEVKEGPAALPWGDLGVDVVVESTGIFTNAAKAKGHLDAGAKKVIISAPATDEDITIVLGVNDDKYDGSQNIISNASCTTNCLGPLAKVLNDEFGIVKGLMTTIHAYTQDQNLQDGPHSDLRRARAAAINIVPTGTGAAKAIGLVLPELKGKLDGYALRVPIPTGSVTDLTAELAKSASVEDINAAMKAAAEGPMKGILKYYDAPIVSSDIVTDPHSSLYDSGLTKVIDNQAKVVSWYDNEWGYSNRLVDLIALVGKSL